The Candidatus Rubidus massiliensis DNA segment ATGCTAACTTAGAAGCTTCAATATCAGCAAATCGACCTCCGAAGTCTAATAAAAGATAGGTTAAAGCTAGGTTGTGTATTAAAACTTGACTGTAGTCATCTCTTGGAACAGCAAAAGCCGTCAAACCTTCTAAAGGGTTTATATTTAAAGGATCGGTATTTGGGTTGTTTGGATCGACGGTATTTTGATCTGGATTATTGGTTGTTCTTCCCCCATTATTTAATACGCCAAAACCTGTCGCATTATTTGAATGGATTTTCAACAAATTGATGGATCCAAAGTAAGTTAAATTTGGATAAAGTTGACTTTCTCTTGCCCCCACTTGGTAAGCGGCCGATCTTGCTTGTCTCCAAGCTAACTGCGTTCTTGGGTTATTTTTTAAAGATACATCTATCAAGTCACATAACGTTAATTTTTTTTCTCCATCTTCAATCCCGAGTAATGGGCGATCCACCGGCATGACAAAATGACAAGGTGTTTTCCATCTTAATTGAGGGCAAGGCGCAGTTTCACAAGTAAAACTTGGATCCGGAGATGGATTACAACTTTGTAGACATACCATGATAACGATCAAACATAGCAAAAGATGTCTAAATTTTTTTATCTTTAGCCTTAACATTAGTTATACGTAATAAATTCTTGAAAATATCAAAATAAAAAAATTAGTTTATAATGAAAAGGAAATAATTAAGGTTTGTTCTTAATTAATCAAAAACAATTTTTTTTTAAGGTTTTTATGAAATGGTTAGAAGAATTTAAAACATTTGCCTTAAAAGGTAATGTGGTGGATTTAGCTGTTGGAGTTATTATTGGAGCGGCTTTTGGAAAAGTGGTCAGTTCTTTAGTCTCAGATATAATCATGCCTCCCTTAGGGCTTTTGCTAGGAGGAGTAGATTTTAGCCAATTTTCATGGAAACTAGAAATTCCTGGAGTTCATAAAGATCCAGTTGAGTTAAAATATGGGCTTTTTGTTAATAACGTTATCGATTTTTTAATTGTATCCTGTGCCATTTTTCTTATAATCAAAGCGATGAACAAACTTCGCCGAAGTAAAGGCGAAGAGGAAGTTCCGACACAAAAAGAATGCTCTGAATGTAAAATGAACATTCCAAAGCTCGCAAAAAAATGTGGCTATTGCTGGCATGAATTTTAAAAATATTATTGGGAAAAATCTTTTTTATATTCTTCTACATCTAAGAGTGAATCCCATTCCGCTAAGTTGTTTGGTTTTAATTTAACGAGCCATCCGAGCTTTTCTGGAGAATCATTCAATAAATTTACATTTTGGCGCAAAGCTTCGTTTACTTCACTGACAATTCCAGAAAGAGGAGCATAAATATCAGTAGCGGCTTTTGTTGATTCCAATATAGCCATTTCTTCCCCTTGCTTAAAAATGGTACCAACTTTTGGAAATTCTATGTAAACAACCTGTCCAAGTTCATTTTTTGCTTCTTGGGTAATCCCAACTAAAGTTTGGTCTTCTAACATCTCTGCCCATTCATGAGAATCGGTATATTTTCGCATACATATCCTAAATTTTTTTTCATAAGATATGTAATAAAGCAATTTTGCTATAAAAAGTCAAAGAAAGGTCTGTAAATTCTAGTTTACAGACCTTTAGCTGGTTAGTCTTTAGTATTTTTTAACATTAATAATTGTTTATAAACAAAAACTGTGCCACAAACAGCTCCAACCCTTTTTACTACACCTCTATAAGCGTCAGTTGGATGTAAGCTTAAACCATTTTGGGTTCTAGTTAAAAATGTATCCATAGGATGATTTAAAAACGCACCCGCTCCAACTGTTGCGACATTTGCCATATGATTTACGGCTTTATTCTCGGTCTTTTCTTCTACGTATTTACTAGCCTTTTTGCTATACGACATAGAAAATAAGAAAACAGCTTCTCTTAAGACTGTGAGAGCAACCTGTGTCTTGTTCATTTTTCTAAAAGCAGTTTTTAAGGGCATTTTGGCAAGAACACCGTTAAAAGCGATCATTAAGGGAGTCGTTAAAACGGCTGAACTTAAAGAGGCTACTCCACTTTGCCAATCGGAGGCTTTTTGCCCATTTTTCTCAAACAAGCGTAGTTTTATATCTTCTTCCACTATAACTTGTAGAGCGACCATTGGACCAAATCCACTAGCTACCTTTGTTCTACTCGCAAGATTATTTTTTAAATCCAAACTCGGAGCCTTTTGCCCCATTTGTTGGTAAGCTTTTTGACGAAACATCTCAGCAAAAGGGAATACACCAACTGCTGCCGCTGACATATTTGTGAAAAAATTTTGTACAGTCCAGGGACTTTTTGATTCTACTGAGGACATATTATTCCTTAAATTTTAAAATAATTATTTATCCGCTCTGATAACTATTTATCTAAAGCGTTTGGTATAACAATGATTTTATTTTTAGATTGTTATAAAAAAATGTATGATGAAGAAAAAAAATTGTTATCCGCCTTAGCGGATAAATAGAAAAAAAGAAGAAATAGCAATACAAATAGAATTAACGTCGTTATTTTCGACAACTCTATTAATAATTAAAAAGGTATTATTTAAACTATTTGTATTCATGCCATCAATTATTACATTTAAAACTTAATTAAAGCAATAAAAAATTAATATGAATAAATTAACTGTCTGGATAAGGGCGTGGGGAAAGGATATTACAGTTGAGTTAGAAAAATTAATTATTCTAATTAATTTACTTAAAAAGGAATTAACTCATTATGAAATTTCTCTATTTATTGAAACTAATCCTGATGATGAAGTCATTAAGTTAATAGAAAAATATTACAATAATCATATAAAAATTATTACGGCCAATCTCCATTCATTTAGCAACGCCTTAAATACATTAATACAATTAACTCCTCCCGATAGTTTGGTTTTGACACTTTCTTTAGGAGTAATTGTAAATCCTGAATTAATTAAAAAAGGATTAGAAGAGGTAGAAAAGGGGGTTTTTGCTTATGGTTGGTGTATCGATCCATTAAATAACAATGGGACCATTGTTGGACTTGGTTGGTACAATACAGCAGCTCTTTTGCATTTTGATTTTATAAAGATTTTAAAAGACTATCCCTTGCCTTCCTGGATCGATAATGGATTTGAAGGGAGTATCATTTTAGGCAAAGAAACGATACCAATTGGTGGTTGTGAAGAAGTAGTAATGATGTATCTAGCTTTAAGAACAAACCCTAAGGCTATTTTTCTTTTAAATATTAAAGATTCCTTAAAATTAAAAAAAACGACCGGAACCGATATATCTTTCCCTAAAAAAATTAAAAGAAAAGTTGCTGTAGCTAATTACTACATGGCAAAAAAAATCCCTATGGCAAAAGAAACGCTATGGCAGGCATTAAAAATAGTACGTTAGATTTTTATATATTTTAATTGTTAGAAAGTAGAATTTTATAAATCATTCCTAATACATTTTTGCCATAATAAATTTTTAAAAAGAATAAAGAGTAAAGGTTTTTAGCAAATATATTAAAGCGCTTTTTTTAAACTGTAATCCTTTGACTTCCCAAAAAAGTTGCTCCTGCTAAAATGGCAATATTTTCAGTCATTGGTGGAATTGGGTATGTGTATTTAAAAGTCGCTGATGTTTGAGGAACGCCTTTAAACTGTGCCCTGAGAAACTTTGGATAATATTTAGTAAAATAAATGTTAAAGTCATGAAATTCCATAATTTCAGTTGGGCTTATCTTTAAGGAAACTTTATCATATACGATCTCATAATCAGATGGATTATGATAACCATTTATTCCATAATCTCTCGAAAACTTTTTGAATTTTTCTGGAATTCCTTTCCATTCAATTGTTACCGATCCATCAGAATGTAACGTTACCTTTCCGTCTGTTGGCAAATTATTATTCTTCATAAAATCATCTGCAAATTTATTCGCTTCTTCTTGAGAATTGATTCTATAATCTGTGGTTTGCTCTTTGTAAATTGCTTTCTGAATAGCTCCTATAATTAACCCTAGAACAAAGCTTGTCAACATGGATTCTACACAAGTTTTTGCATGTTGTTTAAGATTGTTTAGAACACCCTCTTTTACTTTATTTTTTTCAGCTTTTAAAGCTGATAATAATGTCCCAAAACTCAAACCGCTAAGCAAGCATACACCACCGATTAAAAAACCTATCACAGAAATAGGATTACCTACAACAAACTGACCTGCTGAAAATCCAATCATACCAGCTCCTATTGAAGACCAAGTTTCGGGCTCTATTAACCGAAAGACCAGCTCAACAATTAGTTTTTCCATTTTTATTATTGCTTGAAGAGGATGAATCGGTGCATAAAATGCAGTGTGCACAATTGTATAAAGGATTTTTAATAAATTTTTTCCTACCTTTAAGGGAAGTTTTGCTAAAAAAATAGCTAATTGTTTAAACCAGTGCCCTCCTTCATTTCTATCTATCCAGTCACCTAAAGGCTTAAATATTTTCTCAATAAGAGAAAAAAAATGATCCACTTTTCTTTGAAAAAGATTATTAGGGATGCGATGATCTAAATATTTTGATTGGGAATCGATAAAAGTAATCATTTTATTTTTAAGGTTTAACTTAGAAGCCTCATATCGAAGTATCTTATTATCTACCGAAATTTTTGTTGTGGTATTGTAAGAAGAATTGGTTATAACAGGAGTTGCATAACCTAAAGCTTGAACAGACATAAAAACCCTCAATTAAAAAAAAAATTGTAATCTTATTTCGTTAAGATTGAATAAATTTATTTTAACTGATCAGATAAGGTGAATTCAAATTTCTATCCGAACACTTTATCTCTATGGAAAAATCTTAAATGTCCATTTCCAATTATAAATCATGGATTTTAGTTGTTTTTTATAAAGAAATAATAAAATTTTACTGGAATACTATTAGAAAAAAGTGTAAGTCTAAATTACCCAGATACAAGTAGCCGTGAAACTTCTGCCCGAAGGGACACGGTGAATTTTATCCCAGAATACAAGTAGCCGTGAACTTCCAACCCTCTGCTAATCCGATAAATTTATTTATAAAGAAGCCATCTTATTAAAAACATCTTTTGGAGAGGCAAAATTTAAGATTTTCCTTGGGCGTTCATTTAATAAGTCCTCTACTCTTTTTAAATCTAGCTTATCGTAAATACCTAATTCAGTGCTTTTTGGAAAGAATTCTCTAATTAAGCCATTAGTGTTTTCATTTGTGCCTCTTTGCCATGGACATCCAGGATCTGCAAAATAAACTGACATTCCAGTTTTTTTCGTAAACTCCTCATGTTTATACGCTTCAATTCCATTATCATAAGTTAGGCTCTGTTTCATATGTGAAGGAAGCTCTTCAAGGCTTTTTGCAAATGCATTCAAAACTGATTCTGAATCTCTTTTTTCACCTATCCAAACTATTTTTACTAATCGACTTGCCCTTTCAACTAATGTTCCTATGGCAGATTGGTGATTTTTTCCAATAATCAAATCACCCTCCCAGTGGCCCGGAGTAACTCTTGAGTTAACTTCTTTTGGTCTTTCACGAATGGAAACTCTATTTGGAATTATAAATGGTCTTTGCTTATACCTCCCTCGCTTTCGTCGACATTTTCTTTTTCTTCTCAATCTGAAATTTATTCCTGAGGCATATATAAATTGATAAATAGTTTCATGCGAAACATGAAATTCTTTTAAATTTGGATATTGATGTTTTAAAAATTCACTGGCTTGGTGTGGAGAAAAATATTTATCGTTAATTAGAATTTGAAGAATGGGTATAAATCTTTGATCTATTTTTTTCTTTCTGCCGGCTTTTCTTTTCATGAGACAAGCGTGTTCTTGAGCCGCAACTGCTTTATAATCAGCCCTTTTTAAGTGGAAGCGGCGCAATTCAGTAGAAATAGTTGAAGGACTTCTACTTAAATGTCTTGCGATTTCCCTAACACCCTTGCCTTGAGAGACAAGATTTGAAATTAACTCTCGTTCTTCAAAATTGATTCTTTTAATGCCCATTTACATAACTCCCCAGTTACATAAAAATGGACATCTAGGTTTTGAGATTTTTTAGCAAATGTTCGGTTAATTTCTTGAATTTACATAAAACAGATGATTGCTCCTTAAGCAATTATTTTCCCCTAGATACAAATAGTTTAAAAAAAATTAAATAGACGAAAAAAAACTTTAAAAATTTAAATTGAAACCTGTGAAATTTGAATAAATATCGCTTATTTAAAATCATAGGGCATATGAATTTAGTTTAAAATTCGTATGGAATGATAAAAATAACCTGAGCAGTTTTAAAATCTAAGATGAAAAATACTTGAGGTTGGAGATGACCGTCGACAAATTTGCTCCATAAATTATCTTAATTACAACATTCAAATTATTTAACTAACTTTAAAGACGCCCAAAGAGAAGGTTGCTGTTCAATTTGATAATCCTTTGAAACAGCTGAAAAATGTTGGGGAAGATCTTGAAAACGATTGACCCTGTAAGTAAATCCTATGAAGGCAAAATTTTGTGGGTCAAAACCATGCAAACAATGAGTTGGTATAAATACAGATAAACTATATTTTTTTGAAGCGAGATTGGCCTGAACCAATAAATCGTCGGGTGAGCATAATTCATGCGAATCTTCTTGACGGAAGCGAGTAATTTCCATCCCCTGCTTACCCTCAATTGGTTCGGGTAGAAAAACGAAATGATGACAAAACTTTGTATTATAACCAGAAGTTTTGACATCTCTTGTGTCTACCATAACTTCAAAGCTATCCCCTTTAGAAAAGTCGGGATATATTACTTTTTCTAAGGGCTGAGAAACTTCTAATAATAACTCAATCCCCTCTTGATTCCAGGCAATATAAACATCAGCAAACTTCTGTTCTCCACATAAACCTGATGTATCAGGAAGTAGATACCCCTTTTTAGTTTGTTTGCTGATTTGTGGAAAAGGATGCGATGGACCTATTTCAATATGTTTACAATCTGCACTCATTTGAAAAAAAGATGCAGGTTTTAAAGAAAATAGGTCATCATTAAACATAGATTAATCACTTCCTTTTGAATTATTGTCATCGGAATTATGATTTAAATAATCTAAAACAATGGCGTTCTTTTCTTTAATGTTTTGGAGAAAATGTTTGGTATAATTGCGCTGAGATTCTTGCACTAATGCTTGTTGTGCTTCATTCCAAGCAATTTCTTTGTTTTTGCTATTTTCTTGCATACTTTTCTTTTTAACATTAAAGAAATATAAATCTCCGTTTACTGGATGATATACAGAAGTCCATTGTCCATCATCTAAAGCTAACGCATTTTCAAGGTTGGCTTTTTTAGGATTAATGTCTTCGCGACTGTAATTTGCACTAGTTTTAGTAAGCTTCCATTGATCTGCAAGGCTTTGTGGTTGTAATAAAGCGTTTTTATTCTCTTCATTATCTTGTGTCACATACAAATATTCGATCTGTGGATTCGATTTTATCTCTTCCATTGCATGATGCATATACGGATATAAACGAAGAGATGCTGCATAATCACCTAAAAAAGTAGGAGGCAAAACTTCTGATGGATTTATTTTTGCATAACTATCTTTAATCGAAGAGATTACACCACTAAAATATTCATCAGCAATTTCATTCTTCGCTTCTTGAAATGTCTTTGCTGTTTTATCTTCTTTTTGCCATTTATTAGGGCTTTTTTTGTAAAGCTTTTGCAATTCATTATCGACCATAGAAGTCAAAATGCCTTCTTTATCAGCATCGATAAAAGTAGCTACTTGCCAATCTTTATCTCTATCTAAAACTTTTATCCGATAATAATTTTTTTGATCTGGAGTATAACTCTCAAGTTCTTTGGCATAGATATTTAAAGGCGCATTATCTAAAAGCTTCATTAATTCATCTGAATTTTTTAATCCGTCAAAATAAGAATTATTTCCTTTTGCATATAATGCCACGATAGTTTCTTTAGGTTGAGCTTCAATTAACGCTTTTTCAATCCATTCAGGATGTTGATCAACGATTTGATTTTTAGCGAATAGATCAACTCTTCTTCTTGTCATTTCATCTAATTCATCTAAAACTTTGAATCTTTCTTCTCTACTTGATGCGGCTTTTGCACTTAAAACAGGAAAATTTTCTTGTAATTTTTTCCAATTTTCATCGGAAACTTCCCAATTCCACATTTCTTTAATACCAACTCTTGCATTAAATTGTGGTTTGGCTATCTTGGAAATTTCAACTAAATATCTTTTTCTTACTAATTCTGGATAATTTTTAGAAAGGTAGTCAATCGAATGAAATTCAGTTGGCAACATTAAAGATTTAGAAGGATCATAATTTTTAGCAGTCGCTTTGAGGTATGTTTCAAAATTTTGCAAGGCACTGAAATTTGCGAGCTGCAAGCTTGGAGGCAAAGCATAAAGTTCCCCTTCAACCATAAGTGAGGCGTATTCATGCAAACCGTTTAAGGAGATTGGATCTAAAACAACGGAATTGCCTATATCTTGAAATAATCTTCTAAAAAGTAATACTTGCTGCCATAACTTAACAGCTTGGGTTTGAGTCATTCCAAGCCTTCTCAATTGCTCATTAAAATAATCAGATGCATTGGCAACACCAAGATACGGATTATTAATATTTTGATTAAAGCTTGTTGTAGCTTGTTGCATTAAATCGGCTAAAGCTTCGTTTTGACTAACTTTATACCCTTTTTGCTCAGCAACCTTAGCGGCATTGATTATAAAAGCACTTGCAAGACGAGTAAATTTTACTCCAAACCAATCTTCAAAATTATGGTATCCAAACAAGGACATATCTGTATAAGGAATATTTTGATCAGGATTTACCCAACTATAATTTTGTTCCTGAAATTGCAAAACTCTTTGCAACATCAAAGGGGAAATATTTTGAGATTCTAAAAATAAATTTACTCTTGTTGCGAAAGCATCATTTTCTAAAGGTGATTGAATTTCTTTTAATCGATAAAAATAGTCTCTAATTTTTGGGGCAAAATAACTCCAGCTATTTTCAACACTTATAAAAGAAGCTTCGGGGTGAGAGTAGGGCTTATATTTTCTTTCTTTTTCTAATTTATCGGTCAATTCACTTGTAATTAGTGGATTGAATTCACTAGCTAAAACTTCTGCAATTCCAGTTTTTAAAATATCTTTTTTTAAAACACCATCATTTAAAAAATTTGAACTCCAAATTCCTTGTTGCTGAATTCCATCTACATCAGTATTGATAAAATTTGCCATTTGTTCAATTTCGGATCGCTTAATAGAGGATCCGTCAATCGCTTTAAAGACTACTTGATCGTTTGCATAATTTGTATTTAAGGTGCTTGATGTTCCAAAAAATGAAAATGAAATGACGGTAACAACTGTTACTACAATAAAAAAGCCTCGCTGGTATTTGCGAAAAAAGTTTAACATGTATCGACTCCGTTATGGAAGATATGAAGATCAATCCTAGCAAAAAAAGTCCTTTCACTCAAATATTTTATCTAATCTTAAAAGTTTAAGAAGTTTTTGACTTTTTTTTGGCAGCTAGGTTTTTAATAGTTTTATTATGAAGAGTTTAAAAATACTCCATCAGATGACAATGATAGATTCTAACAATCCCTAACTATTTTTTTTTAAAAGAGCTCACTAAAAACATCTATAAAATACTTTTTTAATTTTTCTTTTAGAGCGGAAGGTTTTAACTCCAATGTGCTATTTAAAAGATAAGTACTATTTGTTTGTATGGAGTTTGGTATTAATTGAGAATTATTTAAAAAAATATCTCTCCAAAAATCATTGTCCGGTAAAGACAATGAGATAAATCCTTGATGCAAAAAAGCGTGTTTTGTTCTTCGTTGCGCTCCTCCTCCAATTTTTATTCCTTTTAGCAAAATATCGTAAGGGGAAATTTTCGCCATGCAGAATTTGTCTAGTACAGAATCAGCGCAACTTTCCACATTTTCATAAAGAGAGATTAGATCTAAAGGAATAACCTTTTTTATGACCTTTAAAACATTTTCATTGATCAGTTTATAATGCTCTAAGGGAGATAATTTATAATAAACCGAGTTTGAAGGAATACAAATAGAATATGTAAAATGGGAATCGTGAAAAGTTATTCCTCCGCCGGTTGGTCGTTTAGCTAATTGGATCCTTTTTTGCTTTATTAAAGAATTATTTAAAAATGGGTCTAATTTCATGAAATGACCATAGGTAATAGTCGGAGATTCCCATTCATAAAAATGAAGGATTACTTTAGTCGAAGTTGCTTTGAGCAAATTTTCATCCATTTCCATAGTACGCTGAGCCAAGCTTAAACCCGAATCTATTATGGAAATAGACATAACTTTTATGCTACCTTAGAATAACAGGGTTAGTTTTATCGAGCACTCTGTCGCCGAAAACATAACCATGTTTTTTAAGTTCATGAGTGTTTGGATCCGTATCGTTTAAGATATAAACTGACGCATCTTTAGTGTAGACAATTAGAAGATAAGAATAATTTGGCAAAGTTACTAAATCTGTAAAAGGTAATTCGGCTTCAGGATTTATAAATAAAACACTGCCAGTTTGCATAGCAAATATTGAACGCTCTTTGTCTTCTATTCCCTGAAGGCACAAAACTGCCCCACACACAACTTCTGTAACACTTGATAAGTCTTTCAAATTTTTAATTTCCAGGTAAGAATTTTCTTTTCCATTAGAAATACTGCCACAAACAAATTGATCAAACCCAAGCCTTAGTGGTTTAATATCGGTAAGCTCGTTTACAATAGTTGCAAGTCTTCTTTGGAAAGGATGCTTTTTTAGTTTATCCTCGTTGGCTGTTAAATTATATCCTTGGGAGACTATCTCTTTTATGCTTTTTTTTGAAAAACTTAAATGAGTAAAGGTGAGACTATTTTCATTTTTGTTTTGCAAGATTTTTAAGATTTCTCCAAGTATTTGCTCACAAGATTCTTCGCTTATAACATTTTTAAATTCAATGCATTTTTCTTTATTAAAAAAATGTTTATGCTCAGAAGCAATGGTAAATTTCATAAGTTAACTTTTAAATAGTATGGATTTTTAAATTTTACGGTTTAAATTTTGGTTTATCAAGGAGTAAATAATTTTCTTTAAGATAATTGAAAAACGATTAGGTTGTTTTTAACAACTCACCTTTTACCAATTTCTAAAGAAATTTATAAACTCAATCAACCAATATTAGTTTTTTTAAGGATCAAGAATAACAACAAATCTACTAAGAAGCTAGAAATTAATAGAAAATTTAGCTATCTTAAACCTTATGAATTCTTATGAAAATTTAATCAACCACATTCCATCGATAGAAGCTAAGATCGGCTACCACTTCACCGACCCCTCTTTACTCCGTTTAGCTTTTGTTCATCGCTCATTCGTAAATGAAAATCGTCGGCAAACAGCTCATAACGAAAGATTAGAGTTTTTAGGAGATTCCATTTTAGGAATAATTGTTTCTGAATACTTATACCATTTTTTTCCAAATACACCAGAAGGTGAACTTTCTTTTTTACGCTCTCGTTTAGTAGAATTTGCCTCTTGCGCAACTTATGTAAAAAAAATAGAAATTGGTAATTTTCTACTCCTTGGAAAAGGAGAGAAAATGAATGATGGTAAAGGCAGAGAATCAATATTAGCAGATTTATTTGAAGCCCTAATTGGAGCAATCTATTTAGATGGAGGCTTAGAAGCGGCTAAAAAATTCTTTTTTTCCCATTTTCAAAAAGATGTTGAAGAAATTATAAAAACTCCTTTGAGAAATTGGAAAGCCATTTTACAAGATTATTGCCAAAAAAAATATCAAAAACCTCCGATTTATGAAGTTGTGAGTGAAACAGGCCCGGATCACGATAAAGTCTTTACTATAAAAGTAATCGTACAAAATCATGAAATCGCTACAGGAATTGGACATTCGAAAAAAGAAGCGCAACAAGCCGCAGCATCTGAAGCGTTGAAAGAACTTAAATGGGATGAAACATGGCCACAAAGGTAAAAAGTGTTTGGTATTGCTCAGAATGTGGGCATAAGCAATTTAAGTGGAGTGGACAATGCCCTCAATGTTCCAATTGGAATAGCTTACATGAAGAAGTAGAAATTCCTCAAAATGCCACTCGTTTCACAGGTGAATTGTTTCAAACAAGTAAACCTATTCGTTTAAAAGAAGTTTCTTCTCAAGAAATTCCAAGAATTCATCTTTCCATCAAAGAGATTGATCGTTTAATTGGTGGAGGTTTAGTTCCAGGTTCTTTAAATCTAATAGGTGGAGATCCAGGAATTGGTAAATCTACTCTCATGCTACAAATTTCACAAGCTTTGGCAAAAATTGGTCTTCTGGTGCTTTATGTTTGTGGTGAGGAATCTATTGAGCAAACTTCTTTAAGGGCGACTCGTTTAAATATTGAGACCGATAATCTTTTGCTTTTAAATGAAACCAATTTCAATGCCATTAAAACCCATATCGAGCATGTTAATCCAGATGTGATAATCGTAGACTCTATTCAAATTGTTTATAAAAGCGAAATTACATCTGCTCCAGGTTCCGTTTCACAGGTTCGTGAAACAACAACGGAATTCATGCATCTTGCTAAAGGCAAAAAAATTACAACTTTTTTAATTGGACACGTAACAAAATCGGGAGAAATTGCAGGTCCTCGCGTATTAGAACATTTAGTTGACACTGTTTTATATTTTGAAGGTGATAAGCAAAATCACTACCGAATGATACGCGTAGTTAAAAATCGTTTTGGCCCAACAGATGAAATTGCAGTTTTTCAAATGGGAGCCCAAGGCTTAGTTGAAGTTGGAAACCCTTCTCAATTATTTTTAGAAGAACGTAGCAAAGAGATGGCAGGATCTGTTGTTACCCCCACTTTAGAAGGCTCTCGCGCA contains these protein-coding regions:
- the lon2 gene encoding Lon protease 2, translating into MATKVKSVWYCSECGHKQFKWSGQCPQCSNWNSLHEEVEIPQNATRFTGELFQTSKPIRLKEVSSQEIPRIHLSIKEIDRLIGGGLVPGSLNLIGGDPGIGKSTLMLQISQALAKIGLLVLYVCGEESIEQTSLRATRLNIETDNLLLLNETNFNAIKTHIEHVNPDVIIVDSIQIVYKSEITSAPGSVSQVRETTTEFMHLAKGKKITTFLIGHVTKSGEIAGPRVLEHLVDTVLYFEGDKQNHYRMIRVVKNRFGPTDEIAVFQMGAQGLVEVGNPSQLFLEERSKEMAGSVVTPTLEGSRAILVESQALVTETFFSTPSRRCTGLDQNRLALLLAVLEKRMGYPLHRCDVFVSIAGGLKITEPGIDLGILVAVASSMRNIQLDADLIVLGEVGLGGEIRNVSKMESRLKEAIHLGFKKAIIPRRNIKGLNKEILEKITLIGVDSVDQAIQEIFGS
- a CDS encoding chlamydial GcvH-like protein upstream region protein gives rise to the protein MLNFFRKYQRGFFIVVTVVTVISFSFFGTSSTLNTNYANDQVVFKAIDGSSIKRSEIEQMANFINTDVDGIQQQGIWSSNFLNDGVLKKDILKTGIAEVLASEFNPLITSELTDKLEKERKYKPYSHPEASFISVENSWSYFAPKIRDYFYRLKEIQSPLENDAFATRVNLFLESQNISPLMLQRVLQFQEQNYSWVNPDQNIPYTDMSLFGYHNFEDWFGVKFTRLASAFIINAAKVAEQKGYKVSQNEALADLMQQATTSFNQNINNPYLGVANASDYFNEQLRRLGMTQTQAVKLWQQVLLFRRLFQDIGNSVVLDPISLNGLHEYASLMVEGELYALPPSLQLANFSALQNFETYLKATAKNYDPSKSLMLPTEFHSIDYLSKNYPELVRKRYLVEISKIAKPQFNARVGIKEMWNWEVSDENWKKLQENFPVLSAKAASSREERFKVLDELDEMTRRRVDLFAKNQIVDQHPEWIEKALIEAQPKETIVALYAKGNNSYFDGLKNSDELMKLLDNAPLNIYAKELESYTPDQKNYYRIKVLDRDKDWQVATFIDADKEGILTSMVDNELQKLYKKSPNKWQKEDKTAKTFQEAKNEIADEYFSGVISSIKDSYAKINPSEVLPPTFLGDYAASLRLYPYMHHAMEEIKSNPQIEYLYVTQDNEENKNALLQPQSLADQWKLTKTSANYSREDINPKKANLENALALDDGQWTSVYHPVNGDLYFFNVKKKSMQENSKNKEIAWNEAQQALVQESQRNYTKHFLQNIKEKNAIVLDYLNHNSDDNNSKGSD
- a CDS encoding Transposase, IS30 family, whose product is MGIKRINFEERELISNLVSQGKGVREIARHLSRSPSTISTELRRFHLKRADYKAVAAQEHACLMKRKAGRKKKIDQRFIPILQILINDKYFSPHQASEFLKHQYPNLKEFHVSHETIYQFIYASGINFRLRRKRKCRRKRGRYKQRPFIIPNRVSIRERPKEVNSRVTPGHWEGDLIIGKNHQSAIGTLVERASRLVKIVWIGEKRDSESVLNAFAKSLEELPSHMKQSLTYDNGIEAYKHEEFTKKTGMSVYFADPGCPWQRGTNENTNGLIREFFPKSTELGIYDKLDLKRVEDLLNERPRKILNFASPKDVFNKMASL
- the mscL gene encoding Large-conductance mechanosensitive channel, whose translation is MKWLEEFKTFALKGNVVDLAVGVIIGAAFGKVVSSLVSDIIMPPLGLLLGGVDFSQFSWKLEIPGVHKDPVELKYGLFVNNVIDFLIVSCAIFLIIKAMNKLRRSKGEEEVPTQKECSECKMNIPKLAKKCGYCWHEF
- the lipM gene encoding Octanoyltransferase LipM: MSISIIDSGLSLAQRTMEMDENLLKATSTKVILHFYEWESPTITYGHFMKLDPFLNNSLIKQKRIQLAKRPTGGGITFHDSHFTYSICIPSNSVYYKLSPLEHYKLINENVLKVIKKVIPLDLISLYENVESCADSVLDKFCMAKISPYDILLKGIKIGGGAQRRTKHAFLHQGFISLSLPDNDFWRDIFLNNSQLIPNSIQTNSTYLLNSTLELKPSALKEKLKKYFIDVFSELF
- the gcvH gene encoding Glycine cleavage system H protein, producing the protein MRKYTDSHEWAEMLEDQTLVGITQEAKNELGQVVYIEFPKVGTIFKQGEEMAILESTKAATDIYAPLSGIVSEVNEALRQNVNLLNDSPEKLGWLVKLKPNNLAEWDSLLDVEEYKKDFSQ
- the rnc gene encoding Ribonuclease 3, translating into MNSYENLINHIPSIEAKIGYHFTDPSLLRLAFVHRSFVNENRRQTAHNERLEFLGDSILGIIVSEYLYHFFPNTPEGELSFLRSRLVEFASCATYVKKIEIGNFLLLGKGEKMNDGKGRESILADLFEALIGAIYLDGGLEAAKKFFFSHFQKDVEEIIKTPLRNWKAILQDYCQKKYQKPPIYEVVSETGPDHDKVFTIKVIVQNHEIATGIGHSKKEAQQAAASEALKELKWDETWPQR